The Metabacillus sediminilitoris genome window below encodes:
- a CDS encoding GntR family transcriptional regulator, whose amino-acid sequence MIQIDPRSSTPIYEQIIQQMKELCFKGLLKSGDKLPSVRELSTMIIANPNTVSKAYKELERQGIIETHRGRGTFVSENARETVDEGKMEMIKEQLKPLIIDAFYAGIDFNHIHDWIDEIKKKVGGEAHARNKKSEENN is encoded by the coding sequence ATGATACAAATTGATCCAAGAAGTTCGACTCCCATTTATGAACAGATTATTCAGCAAATGAAGGAGCTTTGTTTTAAAGGGTTGTTAAAATCTGGTGATAAGCTACCGTCCGTTCGAGAATTATCAACGATGATCATTGCCAATCCAAATACGGTGAGTAAAGCGTATAAGGAACTTGAAAGGCAAGGCATCATAGAAACGCATCGTGGCCGGGGAACATTTGTATCGGAAAACGCAAGGGAAACGGTAGATGAAGGGAAGATGGAAATGATTAAAGAACAGCTAAAGCCACTAATAATTGATGCGTTTTATGCAGGAATCGACTTTAACCATATTCATGACTGGATCGATGAAATAAAGAAAAAAGTGGGAGGCGAAGCCCATGCTAGAAATAAAAAATCTGAAGAAAACAATTAA
- a CDS encoding ABC transporter permease, translated as MKFKDQLKFMQKNMKKNRLRVFMTILATTMACAFLIVLASVGFGIQKSITEEIKSQQVMTEVSVKGKEKDGNSEAINKDNLAELAKTENVAAVVHRNSIDKPFEVTFEDRKGEVYPTITNMEEELKGNLALEKGEVPKSENEVIVGYHFAKSLLTKEEKEQYQKALESSQDTIEVPAGYEGELVGKEFTMTILKEIDGKEEKKTFTFTISGVGKAPTRDWFQDQSIYINDSLREEILAFASNNDHESLTDLPYSEVLVYSTGLEHVAQVTDDLKNKGYMVYSITEELDSVNLFFNVFKAGLIFVGTVAVLIASIGIFNTMTMAVTERTQEIGIMKALGAQPGIIRRLFLMESAYIGIVGSIIGVVISYAISYAANMMLPIILHSVMGGEGDMNITFSYIPVSLVFISAGISIIVAMVSGLRPAVKATNINVLSALRREL; from the coding sequence TTGAAGTTTAAAGATCAACTAAAATTCATGCAAAAAAATATGAAAAAAAATCGCTTGCGAGTTTTTATGACAATCTTAGCAACAACGATGGCTTGTGCCTTCTTAATTGTTTTAGCCTCTGTTGGATTTGGGATTCAAAAAAGTATTACAGAAGAAATTAAGTCGCAACAAGTCATGACAGAAGTAAGTGTTAAAGGGAAAGAAAAGGATGGAAACTCCGAAGCGATCAACAAAGATAACCTTGCAGAACTTGCTAAGACAGAAAATGTAGCTGCTGTCGTACATCGTAATTCAATTGATAAACCTTTCGAGGTAACGTTCGAAGATCGGAAAGGTGAGGTTTATCCTACAATTACGAATATGGAAGAAGAACTTAAAGGGAATTTAGCTTTGGAAAAAGGAGAAGTACCAAAGTCAGAAAATGAAGTTATTGTTGGATATCATTTTGCAAAATCATTATTAACAAAAGAAGAAAAAGAGCAATATCAAAAAGCGTTGGAATCTTCCCAAGATACTATAGAAGTACCTGCTGGATATGAGGGAGAGCTAGTTGGTAAAGAATTTACAATGACAATATTGAAGGAAATCGATGGGAAGGAAGAGAAAAAAACATTTACCTTCACCATATCTGGAGTTGGGAAAGCACCAACTAGAGACTGGTTTCAGGATCAAAGTATTTACATTAACGACTCACTTAGGGAAGAGATTTTAGCTTTTGCTAGTAATAACGATCATGAATCCTTAACTGATCTACCTTATAGTGAAGTATTAGTTTACTCAACAGGATTAGAGCATGTAGCACAAGTAACAGATGATTTAAAGAATAAAGGCTATATGGTTTATTCAATAACAGAGGAACTAGATAGTGTAAACCTATTTTTTAACGTCTTTAAAGCAGGATTAATCTTTGTTGGGACTGTAGCTGTTTTGATTGCTTCTATTGGAATTTTCAATACAATGACAATGGCTGTTACAGAAAGAACACAAGAGATTGGGATTATGAAAGCATTAGGTGCACAACCAGGAATTATTCGTCGTTTATTTTTAATGGAAAGTGCATATATTGGGATTGTGGGATCGATCATAGGAGTGGTTATTTCCTATGCAATAAGCTATGCTGCAAATATGATGTTACCAATTATTTTACATTCAGTAATGGGTGGAGAAGGTGATATGAACATTACTTTTTCCTATATACCAGTTAGTCTAGTATTCATTTCAGCAGGAATTAGTATAATCGTCGCAATGGTTTCAGGATTACGTCCTGCAGTAAAAGCGACAAATATAAATGTATTATCTGCTTTAAGAAGAGAATTATAG
- a CDS encoding ABC transporter ATP-binding protein has translation MIEVRDLSHSFKVGKKGSKNEIPVLKNISLTIKKGEIASIVGRSGSGKSTLLNLISGYISPTAGEIIIKETNVTSFNEKMWAMFRLDNFGFIFQSFQLIQSLTTFENVELPLTLKGISSTQRKKEVLELLESVGLHHHADHYPNELSGGQQQRVSIARALITKPSIILADEPTGSLDSETEKEILDLIKKLNEEQGITFFIITHDEEVAKISNHQFHLQDGVLTKGGAFIEV, from the coding sequence ATGATTGAAGTTCGGGATTTAAGTCATTCCTTTAAGGTTGGTAAAAAGGGCAGTAAAAACGAAATACCTGTTCTTAAAAATATTTCTTTAACAATAAAGAAAGGAGAAATTGCCTCCATTGTTGGACGAAGCGGCTCAGGAAAATCAACATTGCTAAATCTAATTTCAGGATATATTTCACCAACTGCAGGTGAAATCATCATAAAAGAAACAAATGTTACATCCTTTAATGAGAAAATGTGGGCTATGTTTCGATTAGATAATTTCGGCTTTATCTTCCAGAGCTTTCAATTGATCCAAAGTTTAACAACGTTTGAAAATGTAGAATTGCCGCTTACCCTAAAAGGAATTTCTTCAACACAGCGTAAAAAGGAAGTGTTGGAGCTATTAGAAAGTGTCGGTTTACATCATCATGCTGATCATTATCCGAATGAACTATCTGGCGGACAGCAGCAGCGTGTAAGTATTGCTCGTGCACTTATCACAAAGCCAAGTATAATCTTAGCTGATGAACCAACTGGAAGTCTTGATTCAGAAACGGAAAAAGAAATTTTAGATTTGATTAAAAAACTGAATGAAGAACAGGGTATTACATTTTTCATCATCACACATGATGAAGAAGTAGCAAAAATCAGCAACCATCAGTTCCATCTACAAGATGGTGTGTTAACAAAAGGTGGTGCATTCATTGAAGTTTAA
- a CDS encoding GNAT family N-acetyltransferase — translation MKVEIRLSKEEDFKQLIALDHRIWNSTTTPAEIAWASVEEFAKRNPAESQIVALVEGEIAGYLGFHYPTPLATNKHVLELDIAVDQRIQGKGIGKQLLHKGKELAKKKGVHKLSLRVLATNEGAIEFYRKNGFIEQGRLINEFYIDGKYVDDILMYILLNE, via the coding sequence ATGAAGGTTGAAATTCGTTTATCAAAAGAGGAAGATTTCAAGCAGCTTATTGCTTTAGACCATCGTATATGGAATTCTACGACAACTCCAGCTGAAATTGCTTGGGCATCTGTTGAAGAATTTGCAAAGAGAAATCCTGCAGAAAGTCAAATTGTTGCACTTGTAGAGGGTGAAATAGCAGGTTACTTAGGATTTCATTATCCAACACCACTAGCAACAAATAAACATGTATTAGAGCTCGATATTGCTGTTGATCAAAGGATACAAGGAAAAGGCATTGGAAAACAATTACTACATAAAGGCAAAGAACTAGCAAAGAAAAAGGGTGTACACAAGTTATCATTACGTGTTTTAGCGACAAATGAAGGTGCAATTGAATTTTATAGAAAGAACGGTTTTATCGAACAAGGTAGATTAATTAATGAGTTTTATATTGATGGGAAATATGTTGATGATATTCTTATGTACATCCTTTTAAATGAATGA
- a CDS encoding glycogen biosynthesis protein GlgD — MKKRSKQNNPEQKTKNGINNNDIELGQDFDPVTETKAKNAKKGQKLKSKQRVETKQ, encoded by the coding sequence ATGAAAAAGCGTTCAAAGCAAAATAATCCCGAGCAAAAAACGAAAAATGGAATAAATAACAATGATATAGAGCTTGGTCAAGATTTCGATCCTGTTACTGAAACGAAAGCTAAAAACGCAAAAAAAGGGCAGAAGCTTAAATCAAAACAGAGAGTTGAAACGAAACAATAG